Proteins encoded in a region of the Megalops cyprinoides isolate fMegCyp1 chromosome 3, fMegCyp1.pri, whole genome shotgun sequence genome:
- the zgc:100829 gene encoding SH2 domain-containing protein 4A gives MLQQILKDMYIDPDVLEALSEEQKKILFLKMRQEQVRRWKEREDRMEKEGVRSTKPKKAHSKSVTWLLGHDGDVHVCVIGEADEQKPSKFIFSGLGGRMTSGLHNNSRSQTDTLKSTLVNRPSCEAARPGRENLPPKTQTGIQLKLKDNSEDLKSGTLLPPLQLAERSLQSSPAAEIKESPDSGNLQDSSKDLSVCHRPLNRSSAPLITGKLSTLDPQGRRIIPLSITKSLPPQDLLDQQSDKAAGRGFRLVAASRRMGAELDGEGGQGVARGRVAQLMKNFNGPNGTHAPPCSKPPVPTKPAHLQVHASPSLR, from the exons ATGCTGCAGCAGATCTTGAAGGACATGTACATCGACCCCGACGTGCTGGAGGCCCTGAGTGAGGAGCAGAAGAAGATCCTCTTCCTGAAGATGAGGCAGGAGCAGGTCCGCCGCTGGAAGGAGCGTGAGGACAGGATGGAGAAGGAAGGGGTTCGCAGCACCAAACCCAAAAAAG CTCACAGTAAGAGCGTGACCTGGCTGCTCGGGCACGATGGTgacgtgcatgtctgtgtgattgGGGAAGCGGACGAGCAGAAGCCCTCCAAATTCATCTTCTCCGGCCTGGGGGGGCGCATGACATCCGGCCTTCACAATAACTCACG ATCCCAGACAGACACCCTGAAGAGCACCTTGGTAAACAGGCCGTCCTGTGAAGCTGCCAGGCCAGGGAGAGAGAACCTGCCTCCCAAAACACAGACTGGCATCCAGCTCAAGCTCAAG GATAACAGTGAAGATTTGAAGTCAGGGACTCTTCTGCCCCCTCTGCAG CTCGCAGAGAGGTCGCTCCAGTCTTCCCCCGCTGCG GAAATAAAGGAGAGCCCTGATTCAGGCAATCTGCAGGACAGCTCGAAGGACCTGAGCGTCTGCCACCGGCCACTGAACCGCAGCAGCGCCCCGCTGATCACGGGCAAGCTGAGCACGCTCGACCCGCAGGGGAGGCGGATCATCCCGCTGTCAATCACAAAGAGCCTCCCCCCTCAGGACCTCCTGGATCAGCAGAGCGACAAAG ctgcaggtCGAGGTTTCCGATTGGTCGCAGCCTCTCGACGGATGGGCGCGGAGCTtgatggggaggggggtcagggcGTGGCCCGAGGGAGGGTGGCACAGCTCATGAAGAACTTCAACGGTCCCAATGGCACGCACGCCCCACCCTGCTCCAAGCCCCCCGTCCCGACCAAGCCGGCCCACCTGCAGGTGCacgcctccccctccctcaggtAG